The genomic interval TTCGTTCGTGACGCCGTGCTGGTGACGCTTACGCCCGCGCTGTTCACGATCGCCGGGCAGGAGCCACTCGACGCAGCACGTCTTGACGGCGAATGAGTGCGCGGCCAACGACTGCATGCGTCGAGTTGTGGCTAGGGGCAGATCAAAAGGATAGTAAAGTCGGAGTAGAGAAATGGGGACGGTGAAGATGAAAACCGTAATGGCCGAGCCGCGAAATTCGCTGGCACGTCATAGTCTGATTTCCGCCGTGGCGTTCGTCGTGACGATCGCAGTCGCGTTCAGCGGCAATACGCGATCGGCCCAGGCAGGCACCGAGCCGACGGGGCCCGTTTCCTGGGCCGAGGCTCGCGCCCTGGCCAAGACGATCGACGCCGAGCTATCCTCGCGCTGGCGCGCAGAAAAGGTGATCCCCGCGGCGCCGGCCTCGGACGCCGAGTTCTTGCGCCGTGTTTATCTCGACCTGGCAGGGCGAATTCCCTCGGTCGCCGAGACGCGAGATTTTCTCGAAGAGCCGTCACCGGATCGGCGTGAGCACCTGGTGGACCGGCTGCTCGACGGGCCGGCCTTTACGAATCACTTCGCGCGCACGTGGCGTACGACGTTGATGCCCGAGGCCGATTCGAATTTTCAGGTTCGCTACGTAGCGTCGACGGTCGAGGGGTGGTTTCGCAAGCAATTTCGCCAGGGGCGCGGCTACGACGAGATCACTCGTGAGTTGTTGACTACACCGGTAACGCAGAACGGCCAGCCCCTCAATCCTTACGATCGGCGCTCGACGACGCCGGTGGCGTTCTTTGTGGCTAAAGAAGGTAAGGCCGAGAACCTGGCCGCGACCACGGCCCGGACGTTTCTCGGCGTCCGGCTCGAATGTGCCCAATGCCACGACCATCCCTTTGCCCATTGGAAGCGCGAGCAATTCTGGCAACTGGCCAGCTTCTTTGCCGGCATCGAACGGCAGCAGAAGGATGCGGACTTCTCGCCGTTGACGGACAATGCGGCGAAGCATGAGCTGCGCATTCCAGATACCGAGCAGGATGTTTCGGCCACGTTCCTTGACGGGTCGGTCCCCAACTGGACGGCCGAGGCCACGGCACGTGGTAAGCTGGCCGAATGGGTGACGGCGCGCGAGAACACTTACTTCAGCCGCGCGCTTGCGAATCGGATGTGGGCCCACTTCTTCGGCATCGGTATCGTCGACCCTGTCGACGATTTAGACGAAAGCAATCCCGCCAGCCATCCCGCGCTGTTGGAGATCCTGGGCGAGCGTTTCGCGTCGCATGAATTTCGCATCGAGTATTTGATCCGCGCCATCACGAGCAGCCGGGCTTATCAACTGTCGAGCAGTGTCAGCGAGGAGTCGCAGCGCGATCCGCATCGGTTTGCCGTGATGCCGGTGCGGGGGCTCTCTCCGGATCAATTGTTCGACAGCTTGGCCGTGGCCGTCGGCTATCGTGACCAGAATCTGGCGAACGGCCAGGAAGCCTTTGCCAATGGCACGCCGCGCAGCACGTTCCTGGAAATGTTTGCCAACCAGCGCGACCGGACGATCGAGTACGACACTTCGATCATCCAGGCGATGGCGATCATGAACGGAGATTTCGTCGCCGACGCGACGTCGGTCAAGCGCAGCGCGATGCTGGGGGCGATTTCGCAGTTTCCGGCGTTCGACCTCCCGCAGCGACTGGAGACCATGTACCTGGCCACGGTGCAGCGACCTCCGACGACTGAGGAACTGGCCCGGCTGGAGAAATATCTCGCCGACGGCGGCGCACGCAAGAATGCCGACGAAGCGCTCGGCGATATCTTTTGGGCGCTACTGAATTCGAGTGAGTTTCTCTTCAACCATTAGCGCTGCTGTTGCGAGAGCATGCACGCGCTTCGCCCGACCACCACAATCAGGAGCCTCCTGACGGACAATTCGGAATGCAGGAGAACGAATGATGGATAACGATATCAGTTCTCGGTGGCATCGATTCCTCGGCTCGCGTCGCGAGTGGTTGCGCTCGATCGGTGGCGCGGCTCTCGGTGTCTCGGTCAGTGGATGGTTCGATGCGCTGGCAGCCAAGGCAGCCACGGACAAGCGTCGCAAGCGTTCGTGCATTCTGTTATGGATGTCGGGCGGGCCCAGCCAGACCGATACCTTCGATCTGAAGGCAGGCCACGCCAACGGCGGCCCCTTCAAGCCGATTCAGACGCCCGTGCCCGGGCTGGAGATTTGCGAGCACATGCCGCGGCTGGCAAAGATGGGCGATCATCTGACACTGATCCGCTCGATGAGTACCAAGGAGGGAGATCACTCGCGGGCCACGTACTTGCTGCGCACCGGCTACACGCCAGGAGGACCGGTGGCCTATCCGGCGCTGGGGGCGCTGGTGGGCAAATCATTGGGCGAGGAAACGGCCGAGTTGCCGAATTGCGTCAGCATCGGCGCCATGACGTTTCTCAGTCCGGCCGCGTTCGGGCCTGGCTTTCTTGGTCCTCGTCATGCACCACTGGTGGTCGGTGGCGGGCGGGCTGTTTTCCAGCAAGCGCAGGGAAACAATTACGAGCAGCAATTGAAAGTTCCCAACCTGACGCTGGCGAAAGACGTCGAGCGCGCGCAGGCTGACGCACGGCTGTCGTTGCTGTCGGATATGGAGCAGGGCTTCGGTGAAAGCCACCCCGGCCATGCGCCGCAAAGCCACGTTTCGGCCTATCGCCAGGCGGACCGATTGATGCGCTCGAGCGCCACCGCGGCCTTCGAACTCGGCGGAGAGCCCGATTATCTGCGCGATGCGTACGGGCGCAACACGTTCGGTCAGGGCTGCATGTTGGCGCGGCGGCTCATCGAGCGCGGGGTGCCGTTTGTCGAAGTTTCGTTCAACGGGCTGCCCGAGTCGAACGTCTTTGGCTGGGACACGCACCAGAATAATTTCGACGCGCTGAAGAAAATGCTGCCGGTGCTGGATGCCGCTTGGGCGACGCTGCTGGAAGATCTGAAGAACCGCGGGCTGCTTGATTCGACGATGGTTGTATGGATGGGTGAGTTTGGCCGCACGCCAAAAATCAACAGTAACCAAGGGCGCGATCATTTCCCCACCGCCTGGTCGACGGTTCTTGCCGGCGGCGGAATCACCGGCGGCCAAGTCGTGGGCCGCTCGAGCGAAGACGGCATGACCGTGGCCGATCGCCCGGTGTCCGTCCCCGATCTGTTGGGCACGATGGTGCTCAGCCTGGGACTCGATCCGATGGAGCAGAACATGTCGAACGTCGGCCGTCCAATCCGGCTGATCGATCCGAACGCCAAACCACTGCGCGAGTGCCTTGTATGAAAACGTGGTTGCTATCCTGTCGCCGGGCGAGTTTCGCCGGAATGTATTCGTGGCGCGAGCAACGAATTTGCGCCGCACTGCTGGCGGCTGTTGTCATGGCATTGTTTATGCCGACGGGCCGGTTATCGGCCGACGAAACTCAGCCTTCGGCGGAGAGCGCTGAAATACCGATTGCTGCCGCGGATGCGGGTGACTTGCAAGATCTGATTCTCTTGAACGCCGGCCGGCCGATCTTCTTGCGGTTGCACATTCGCCTGGGGGGACAAGGTTATCAGTCCACCTGGGGCGATTACTTGTGGGAGCGGTTTCAAGAGTTGGACGCGGACGCGAGCGGATCATTGGACAACGATGAGTTCAATCGCGGTGACTGGACGACTTTCGCCGAGCGGCGCACGCGGACCGGCACGACGCGATTCGAGCAATTGACGTTTCTCGATATCGACACCAATCCGCAGGACGACGCCATTTCGTTCGATGAGCTTGTCGAGCAGCTGGCGCAGTCCTGCTTTGGCATCAGCCGGGGAGGTCAACGACGGCCGGCCGCCGGAGGCGATCCGTTGTTCGTGATCCTTGACCATGACAATGACAAGATGCTCGACAAGACCGAGATGACTGCCGGCATCGATACGCTCTATCGTTACGATCGAGACGAAGACGAAGCGTATAGCGATTTCGAGCTGCGCGACGACGGCAATCCGTTCGGCAACAACTTCGAAGTGCAAAACCCAAACCAGCCCACACGCGAGTTGTTGCTGGCACCTGTTCCGGACCAGCCGCCAGCCACAATCTGCGAAGCGTTAATCGCTCGCTACGACGTGGCGCCTGCGGGGGGCAAAGCAGACGGCTTGCTGGATCGGGAAGAGTTGCGCCTGGGCGAACAGGAATTCGCCGCGGCGGACAAGGACGCCAACGGCAAGCTTGATGTGCCAGAATTATCGGCCTGGTATCAGGCGCAGCCGCCGGACGTCGAACTAGAAGCGCAGCTCGATCCCGACGTGAAGGGGCGCCGCGTGCAGGTGCTGAATCAGCCGGATGCCAAGGACGCTCATGTCCGCACCGAAATGGATAAGGACGGATCGATCATGATCCGCGGCATGTCGTTCGAGCTTGACATTCGCGGCAACGGTTCGGCCAAACCCGAAAACATCGAGAAGAACACCCGGCAAATGTTCAAGCAGCAAGCGGACCAGGATAAGAACGACTATCTCGACAAGAACGAGCTGAGGCGCATCAATGGTCGCGCCGAATTCGCAAAGATCGACAAGGATCACGACGGCAAGATCTTCGTCGATGAGTATGTCGAGTACGTCAAGCGGCAGAACGAAATCGCGGCCAAGCGCGTGAACGGACTGTTCACCGATCGCGGCAGCACGCTGTTCGAAATTCTGGACGCCAATCGCAACAATATGCTGGGAATGCGCGAACTTCGGCTGTTGGCGCAGACAGCTTCAGCGTGGGATCGGGACGGTGACGGCAAAATCAAGCCCGACGACATTCCTCGCCGCTATCAATTGCGGCTTGGGCCAGGTGGGCCGACGATGAACACCAACGGCACATTTGTCGTCGCCGCGTACGAGGCGAATCCCGGCGGCCCCCGCCGCACAGGCATTGGTCCGGAATGGTTCCAGCGGATGGACCGCAATCAGGACGGCGATCTTTCGCGGCGAGAATTCCTGGGCACGCGCGAGCAATTTCAAAATCTCGACGCCGATCGCGACGGTCTGCTGGATGCCAAGGAAGCCGTCGCGCTTGCGCCGAAGAAGTAAGAAGCGTGACGCCATGCGAACTTAAATGCACCCCCCCCTGGCGCATTGTCAAGGAACCGTCACGCCCGATGCGTCGGGGATCTCCTTCAAAGCATCGTCCCCTGTGGGGGACGATGGTCTGGTAACCGCTGGGCCGGTGGCGCTTCCTGCTTGGACGTTGTTGCTGGTTGCCGCGGGCACATTCGTCGCCTGCGTGCTATCCCCGTAGGCGCCAGCGCCGCCGCGGTAGCCGCTCATTTGTCGTGGTGATTGGTAGGCGGCTGCTGTTGGGCTTTGCATACCGGGTGCATACGGTTGCCAGCTTGCTCCGTTCCAGAGTTGCCACGTCTGGTTGGGCATCCAATACCAGTGGCGACCGTTCCGATAGACGTAACGCCAATCGCCGGCCAGCCGTCCCACGGCGCGACCGGCCGGGTTGGCGCTGTTCATCGTGTTTGCATTCTTCGTGGCCGAGTTCGTCGGTGCAGAGTTCATTGTCGCCGAGTTCATCGGGGCCGGAACTGGCACCGAATTGGATTGGATCGCGGTCGGCTGCGAGGCAGGGTCGATGACGGTTGGCGCCCCGATGTTTCCGACATTCGGTGACCCGAGTGGCGGACGCGGCGCAGGTGCCGCGGCGCTGGGACCTGCTTGACCCGAGCCCGAAGCACCGCCGCGTAATCCACTGCCGAGGCCCGAGCCTGCGCCAGGCGTGCCTGACAAGCCAGCGCCCGTCGCGCCCCCCATGGACGAACCACCGAGGCCGGGCGATCCTGCCGCGCCAGATGAACCTCCTGCCGAACCACCGCCGCCCGAGCCTTGGGCGAAAAGACTCTTAGGCCCTGTCGCGGTTGCGTTCAGCACGATTAACGACGCGAGAAGAATAGTGCATCGCATGATCGGTTCTCCATGAAAACTTCGAACACACGAGAAGCCATTTAACGCATTTCATGTGCCGGCCGCGAGAATCGGCAATCTATCGAATCGTGGAAGCAGCCCCCCCTCCCGGACAAGGGCGACTTCATTGGCGGTTACCGCCTAATTTGAACGGATTTCTTCCAGAATGGATGCAAAATGATCTTCTGTGCATCGCGCTTTACCGCATAGACGGTCTATGAGCGTGAACACTCGTGGATCAAACCGATAGAAATGCGGCCACTTCCCTGCAGCCGCTTTGAGATCCAATGTGGTCGGAGTGCGCCTTACTCAATACCGAGCGCGTGCTTGATCGTGGCGCGGCGCTTTTTGCGCCGGGCCTGCCGCCGCTTGACTCCCGTTTCCAAGACACCTTCGACCTTTTCGATGATCGCGCGAATCGGCCCTTTCTTGGCCTTCTTCGCGCTCTTTGTGACCTTAGCGCTCTTGGTCTTCTTCGCAGCCTTCTTCTTGACGACCTTCTTCGCGCTCTTCTTGGCAGCTTTTTTCTTCGCCACGGTACGATTCCTTTCTGGAATTGTGTTCCTCGATTTCGAGACTCGCTCGGCGCGGCCGGATGTGATGCGCGCCGGCCAACGAGCAATGGTAGGGGCGTGACAAGAAAACGGCCAGCCTCACGCAAGACTTCGAGCGGTAGCGCAATGGCGCTGCGCCATCATCGAGCAAGATTGCCGCACTTGCTTAGGAGCGTCGGAGCGCCAGTAGCGCGAGACTGCTGAGTGCGGCGAGGGCGAGCGTCGACGGTTCGGGCACCGCGGCCACAACCATGGGTGACGCGCTCGCCGCAGCATTACCTGCATTCTGCAACCAATTGGCACTGATCACGGCCAAGTCGGCGGAGTTTACTTCACCGTCGCCGTTGACATCCCCGGGAAGATTCGTGCCGGATTTCAACCATTCGCTCGCAACGACCGCGATGTCCTGCGCGTTTGCGAGGCCGTCCTGGTTCGCGTCGCCCGATACGACCGTTAGCGGACCTGAAATGGCGTAAAGCGTGTGCGTTCCCCCGGATTCGTAATATCCTCCGGTGTCGACCCAGTTGATCGTCGAGGTAGTGCTATCGCCCCAGGCTGGGGTCGGCGTCCCTAACGGATCATCGGGTTCGTCGGGCTTGCCGGTCGCTCCCGTGCCCGTCCAGACTTCGTTAAATCCCGATGGCACGGGGGTTCCATGTTCGTTATCCAAGATCGGCGCGGCGATGGCTCCGTCCCACAGATCGGAATTCGAAGTCGCGATCAGTTGACCCGCCAGACCGTAGATGGGTAGCCCGGCGGACATGGGATTCGTATTCGTGTTATCGTTTGCGGCGACCGTCGAGGTGCTCGCAAGCGCCGTCCAGGTCGTACCAAGCGTCTGCAGCAACGGCTCCAGGCTCGCGGCATTCGACACAAACGAGTTGTAGTAGCCAATGTCCGAGGACGCGGCTTCGGTCGTGGTGCTGGTGACGAACACCAATCGGTACTGATCACCAGGTTTCAGACCTGCGGGCACCGTCATCGGGCCAGCCCAGGCGACGTGTTGCGAAATGAGACATGTGGTGCAACCGAAAACCAGCAAAAGTAGACACTTCATGGGAAATGCATGCGGTGATCATTAGGTGCAGTATTCAAAGAAGCAGCAGTCGGGCCGCCCCGATCTAGAGTCGATATTGCCGGGAAGCGGCACTGCCAGGATGGCGGCTCTGGCGCATGGTACCTGCGTACTGCATTCCTAGCGAGTCTTGGCGAGGCAGCAAAGACTGTGCCGAATAGGGGGTAATGCCCGATCTGCGGTGAAAACGTCACCGGCCAGCAGCCATGCTCCCTGATTACTCAATCGGCAGACGTCGAATGGGCCCGATGTGACCAGAGTAGGTGGCCACTAATTGAACAGGAGGCGCATTAAATGCGCCCTGCGTCACGAGGGTCATGAGCGGGCAATCTACAGCACAATCTGCCCCAGTACGCCGGCCAGCCGTTCACCGGCCTTGCCGATGCAGACGCGGGCCACGAGGCCGGCCGTCTCGGCATAGCTGTCCGGCACCGCCGGCAGTGTGCTCGCATCCTTATGTCCCTCGGCGACCGCAGGAATCACGGAACCATTGGTGTAGGCGTATGCCACGGCCAGGGCGTAGCTCTCTTTCGCCCAAGATTCGAACGTGGGCGCCGCAATCTCCTCGCGCGTGACTTCGCTGCGGTTGGCGGCAACGGCGGTCTGTGCCTCTTGAGCGCCGTGGGCGATCGTAGTGGGCGTTGGTCCTTTGCCCAATAGGTCGTCCCACATGGGATGCAACTTAATCGTGCGATGGCCGCCGATCCGGTACACGGAATCGTTACCGCCGGCGTCTCCCTTCGGGCATTGCTCGCTGAAGAGCGTGGCGCAGTGCAGCGGCTGATGGATGTCGCCAATCAGGTGGATGACCCAACACAGGTTAATCGCTTTCTCCGAGCCTGAAGTGGCACGAGCCTTATCCACGCAAGTCGGTAGCGCGACCAAGATGTTTTGATGCTTGGGCGGGTGGTCGGTTGCGCGAACGGCCGAGCCTGGGGGAATGTACGGGAAGTCGATGTAGTGCCAATCCCCGTGACTGAATGACTCTTGATGATGCTTGACCCAATCGGGCCAGGTGGCTGCGCGCCAAAAGGCCCATTGCCCCTCCGGCACGCCTGCAGGCCGCTCGGCAGCGAGGAATTCCTTGTAATGCGGATGCTGCTGTAGGATCGCCGCGATCTTGTCGCGTTGGGCAGGGGTCAGCCGCTGGTACGCCAGCTCGGCGACAACCATGTGCCCCATGTCGTTCCAGGCATGAGCTTGCGAGGCGCAGCAGAGAATGACGAGCGACACCAAAGAGCGCAGCATGGCGAATCCTTTCGCGGGGCCGGGAAATCCGGCGGCCAATTTATCGGCCGCGGCGCCAAATCGGCAATGCCAATCCCGGCGGGGTACTAGCTGATTTTGGCGCCATCCATTGCTAGTTCAGCCGAGAATGGCCGCGGAGAACGCTCTCTAACCAAGACCGCCGCTTGCCCGCGCGAGACTATTCCACCTCATCGATCTGGGGCGGGTATTGAAGTAGCCTTATCCGTTGCGATTCGACCCGCTCCTTGCGAATGCGGGCCTCGAATTCGACGCGTTGCCGGCGCTCGCCCAGCCCCCATAGAAGTGCCGCGACGAGTGCTATGAGCAGCAGCATCGTCCCGAGCGAGAAGCGCAACCAGCGGTGTTTCTGCTCTTTATCCAAACCCGGATTCTACTGCGCTGTCGCGCGGCAATCACCGTCGACGTCGCAGCACCAGCAACGCCAGGCCACCGAGCGCGGCGAGGACAATCGTCGATGGCTCGGGCACATTCGGGATAACGACCGGATCCGCTACAGAAAGGAAGGACACGCCGGTGCCGTGAGTGCTATCGGAAAGGATCGTGCGATTGCCCGTGATGGGATCGATGGTATAGATCGCGCCCGAAGCAACTGCCGCCATCACTATGGTGCCGTTGGCATCGGTCGTGATCCCATACGGATTGCCTATGCTCCAGATGGGCCCTGATCCCACGGTGGAACTCGAAAGGATCGTACGATTGCCGGTAATAGGGTCGACGCGGTAGATCGCTGAAATGTCATCCGCGATCAGGCTACCGTCCGCGCCCAGGATCACATCGTTGGGGGCACGAAAGTTGGGACCAGTCCCCACGGTCGGCCCGGACAATATCGTGCGATCGCCAGTCGTCAGATCAATCGATAAAAGTTGGTTTGCACCGTTAAAAGCCACGACGGCGCTCGTCCCCACGATGACGGCTCCGGACGAACTGAACCCAGGCCCGGAGCCGACACCGTTGCCCGAGATGATCGTGCGATTTCCCGTGATCGGGTCGACGCCGAAAAGCGTGCCCTGGCTCTGCTGATCGAAGGCGACAATCGAATTGCCATAAGGCAGGCCGCCGAGCAAATCCTGGAAATCAGGGCCAGTGCCGATACCTGATCCGGAGAGGATGGTGCGATTACCTGTCGCGGGATCGACTTCAATCAGGCGGCTTTGCCTCAAGCTGGTGAACGAGTTCCCGTCCCCTACTAATAGATCGCCGTTCGGAAGCAGGGTGACGCCGCCGGGGCTGGTGAAATTCGGTCCGATGCCATGTGTGTTGTCGGACAAGATCGTTCGATTGCCGGTCACGGGGTCGATGACCATTAAACCAAAATCGGTGCTACTGAACTCCGTTGTAACGACGATGTCACCCGGCTGCAGCGCAGCAGCAACAGCGGTGTGAAATCGACCGCCGACGCTGACAATAAGACCGGCGAGCGCAATGCGGATGGTTGCGTGCATGAAATGCCCTCAGTTACCTAGTGCAAGAACAGGGGTGCGACCGCGCAGCACGAATGCGGGAATGGTGCAACGCGGAGAAGAAGCGATATCGCCGGCAAGAAACCTGCTACCGATCGACTACCAACGATCGGGCACGTCCGGCTTTGAGAAGAGGATCAGTGGCTCGCTCCGAGATAGATCAGCATTAGGCTGGAGTGTAATCTGGCCTGGGGTGGGTTGCAATAATTCGCGAAACACCCCGCCTAATACACGCACACTCCCCTGGCTCCGATGGTCATGTAAGCCTACGCAGTTGCGGGAAACTGATGTGCCGAACGTGGACCTTTCGTGGGCGCATAAAAAAGCCGTCAGGACCATGACAGTCCCGACGGCCTCCCCGTAGCGGCGCCCGTCGCGCGCCAGGGAAAGACTTCGGCGCGAAACCGGCGACGGCATCAGCGGCTCCTCGCCGATGAGCGAAGTGCGATTCGCCCGCCTGGCAGAAAGTCGACCAGGAGGCGGAGGCACGGATTGGTCGCGCTACCGCCGAACCACGAGCCGTTCCAGCAGTTGGGTTTGGCGCCATGTGCCGCGCGCGATGTTCACAAGCAACACGATCAACTCGGCTCCGGCGAAAAGCTGGACGCCGACAACCACCAATGCCGCGGCCGGTGCTAGAGGCACGAAGACAGACCGCTGTGGCGGCGCGAATCGCCCGCCAGGAATTGGCGCAGCCGCTTCGGCTGTCGCGAACATTGAGTAGGCGAAGATCACGAGAGCCAGAAGAAATGAAAGCGCTCCGATGACGCGCAGTATCGACGCGATGATGCGGAGAGCCCAGTAGCTTGGTCCGGGATCATCCAAGGGCGTTGGCTGACCATACGCCACTGGCTCTGGGTCCCAACGCTGCGGCGATTCCGGCGCCACGGCAGCAGCGGCAACCTCGGGCTGTATCGACGCGATAAAGTCATCGACGGGCGGCGCCGCCGGAAGAGTTATCGCGGCCTTGCATCGTGGGCATGCGATTGTGGCCCCCGCCTTCGTTGGCGGGTATTTGATCCTCGCCGCGCAGCCTGGACACGATATTGAAAGTTGATCCATGGCGAGCCCCTGTCCGCGGTTAACTACACCGCCGATTTTCGTCGGCCCGCAGTCGTGCCGCAAGCAAATCGTCGAGAGACGGGGGCTTGCCGGCGGGTATTCGTGCCGCGGAGCGTCGCAAGACTCGCGTCGAGCGCAATAACTGCGCATGCGCATAAACGGAGAGGGCACGATTCGAACGTGCGGATCGGCGTGACGTCGATCATGGGCCCCCGGAAAGAAAGCCCATTGCTTTAAACCAGCTCAGCCACCTCTCCCTAACAAGAGTGACTGGGGGCCATCGTAATCGGCGGGTCGTGAGAATTCAAATTTGCCGAGGCCGGCATTCCTGGCGCCAGGTATGGAAGGCGCAAGGCCGCCGATCTTGGGAAGGCGCATCGGTCGGCGACGACAACGCTTTTGAAAACGGCAGTCCGAATCAGCCCTTTCCGCGTCGCGCGTCGATCGACGCAACTCCATTCGGCGACGCGGATTCAGAAAATAGGCCCGGTGTGATTCGAACACACGACCAAGGGATTATGAGTCCCCTGCTCTAACCGCTGAGCTACGGGCCCGCGCAGGCCTTCTATCATAGGCCAGCTTTCGCGGGGCAGAAAGGCGGGATCGCCTTCGACGGAATTAATGCTCTACGCCGACGGATGACGCGCCATTAGCTCTGTACAATATGTGCACGTTGCCGATTCAGGTCGCCCTGACACCGATTTCAAAGTCCGCGGTGGCCCATGCTTCCACGGCAGTAAGGTCGTTGTAATCCCACGCGGCGGTGAAGAAGGAAGAACGCGTTAGGGTATGGCGAAATTCTTTGACTACGTCCAGCCTCGTTTCATTGCAGCAGCCATCACAACGGCCGTCGCCTTCCTGTGCATCGTGGAAGTTGGCAGGCGGTCTCTTAGCATTTTCGGCCTGTGGTGGTTCGGAAGTGGCGTTGAGGTTGGTCACGCGGCCATCGCTTTTTATCTAAAGTACGCGGGATCACTTGCTGTAGCGGCTGCGGCGTTGTTACCCGCAGTAGTGATGATTTCGAGACGGCGGTGGTGGGCTGGGGCCGTCCCCTTGGCTTGCGCTCTAGTGTTCTTGTTCTTCGCTGACCACACCCGTATTCGTGCGTGGTCTGATAGGCGCGAAGCGTTTATTGAATCGTTTTTCAATGTATTCCAAAAGCAATGCAGGTCGTTCACTGTAGCGGAAGATTGTCCTAGTCCAACGATGGTGTGGCTAGGCTTAAAAGCCCCGCCGATAACTCGATGGAGCGATGGGACCTCCTGGATTCCAGACCGATTGGTGTTTTGCGACGACGATCAAGAAGGCCTACTGCAAGTAGCCCGCGAGATATTTCCTGACGCACAAGTCAGTCGCTCATCCGAGAGTCGCGACTGAGGCGACGGTTTCTTCGCCCGATCAGTGTTTCTGGCTCAGAGCGGTACTGCCCGAGGTGATCGGCTGCGTAGTTGGTGATGCCATGGGGGCAAACGTGATCACGTGCGGTGTTTGCTCGACATGTCCCACGATGTCCTCCGACACTGCGGTGAGTGAGACAGGTTGGTCGGCCGGGATGTCGAGAAAGATTTCCCACTCGGCGAAGCTGCCGCGGGTCGAGCGAGCAGGTCGGTCATTTACAGTCACTCGCTTGACGTCGCTGGTATCCGCGACCGAGCCTCGCACTTGTACGAGGTTTCCATCGCGCACGGCGCTCGTGATGACCGTAACGGGGGGCATTTCGTCGCGGAAGCTCGAGACGCCTCCCATCCGGTTGGCTCTCCGCGGCGCTCCGGCGG from Pirellulales bacterium carries:
- a CDS encoding DUF1549 and DUF1553 domain-containing protein is translated as MGTVKMKTVMAEPRNSLARHSLISAVAFVVTIAVAFSGNTRSAQAGTEPTGPVSWAEARALAKTIDAELSSRWRAEKVIPAAPASDAEFLRRVYLDLAGRIPSVAETRDFLEEPSPDRREHLVDRLLDGPAFTNHFARTWRTTLMPEADSNFQVRYVASTVEGWFRKQFRQGRGYDEITRELLTTPVTQNGQPLNPYDRRSTTPVAFFVAKEGKAENLAATTARTFLGVRLECAQCHDHPFAHWKREQFWQLASFFAGIERQQKDADFSPLTDNAAKHELRIPDTEQDVSATFLDGSVPNWTAEATARGKLAEWVTARENTYFSRALANRMWAHFFGIGIVDPVDDLDESNPASHPALLEILGERFASHEFRIEYLIRAITSSRAYQLSSSVSEESQRDPHRFAVMPVRGLSPDQLFDSLAVAVGYRDQNLANGQEAFANGTPRSTFLEMFANQRDRTIEYDTSIIQAMAIMNGDFVADATSVKRSAMLGAISQFPAFDLPQRLETMYLATVQRPPTTEELARLEKYLADGGARKNADEALGDIFWALLNSSEFLFNH
- a CDS encoding DUF1501 domain-containing protein, with the translated sequence MMDNDISSRWHRFLGSRREWLRSIGGAALGVSVSGWFDALAAKAATDKRRKRSCILLWMSGGPSQTDTFDLKAGHANGGPFKPIQTPVPGLEICEHMPRLAKMGDHLTLIRSMSTKEGDHSRATYLLRTGYTPGGPVAYPALGALVGKSLGEETAELPNCVSIGAMTFLSPAAFGPGFLGPRHAPLVVGGGRAVFQQAQGNNYEQQLKVPNLTLAKDVERAQADARLSLLSDMEQGFGESHPGHAPQSHVSAYRQADRLMRSSATAAFELGGEPDYLRDAYGRNTFGQGCMLARRLIERGVPFVEVSFNGLPESNVFGWDTHQNNFDALKKMLPVLDAAWATLLEDLKNRGLLDSTMVVWMGEFGRTPKINSNQGRDHFPTAWSTVLAGGGITGGQVVGRSSEDGMTVADRPVSVPDLLGTMVLSLGLDPMEQNMSNVGRPIRLIDPNAKPLRECLV
- a CDS encoding dockerin type I domain-containing protein encodes the protein MTVPAGLKPGDQYRLVFVTSTTTEAASSDIGYYNSFVSNAASLEPLLQTLGTTWTALASTSTVAANDNTNTNPMSAGLPIYGLAGQLIATSNSDLWDGAIAAPILDNEHGTPVPSGFNEVWTGTGATGKPDEPDDPLGTPTPAWGDSTTSTINWVDTGGYYESGGTHTLYAISGPLTVVSGDANQDGLANAQDIAVVASEWLKSGTNLPGDVNGDGEVNSADLAVISANWLQNAGNAAASASPMVVAAVPEPSTLALAALSSLALLALRRS
- a CDS encoding S1/P1 nuclease — protein: MLRSLVSLVILCCASQAHAWNDMGHMVVAELAYQRLTPAQRDKIAAILQQHPHYKEFLAAERPAGVPEGQWAFWRAATWPDWVKHHQESFSHGDWHYIDFPYIPPGSAVRATDHPPKHQNILVALPTCVDKARATSGSEKAINLCWVIHLIGDIHQPLHCATLFSEQCPKGDAGGNDSVYRIGGHRTIKLHPMWDDLLGKGPTPTTIAHGAQEAQTAVAANRSEVTREEIAAPTFESWAKESYALAVAYAYTNGSVIPAVAEGHKDASTLPAVPDSYAETAGLVARVCIGKAGERLAGVLGQIVL
- a CDS encoding PEP-CTERM sorting domain-containing protein, coding for MHATIRIALAGLIVSVGGRFHTAVAAALQPGDIVVTTEFSSTDFGLMVIDPVTGNRTILSDNTHGIGPNFTSPGGVTLLPNGDLLVGDGNSFTSLRQSRLIEVDPATGNRTILSGSGIGTGPDFQDLLGGLPYGNSIVAFDQQSQGTLFGVDPITGNRTIISGNGVGSGPGFSSSGAVIVGTSAVVAFNGANQLLSIDLTTGDRTILSGPTVGTGPNFRAPNDVILGADGSLIADDISAIYRVDPITGNRTILSSSTVGSGPIWSIGNPYGITTDANGTIVMAAVASGAIYTIDPITGNRTILSDSTHGTGVSFLSVADPVVIPNVPEPSTIVLAALGGLALLVLRRRR